The following proteins are encoded in a genomic region of Ctenopharyngodon idella isolate HZGC_01 chromosome 12, HZGC01, whole genome shotgun sequence:
- the tut1 gene encoding speckle targeted PIP5K1A-regulated poly(A) polymerase yields MELDKDIQTTQRGFHCSLCNVNIPNRPSLEDHVKGKKHQHLQRLRDQRKAQEENSVFVSGFKPDTSQTDLKEYFAQFGPVSDVIMDKDKGVYAIVEFSEPQNAQTVLAQLQHQFNGLQLRVKPRERKEFKLASRGKPKHTQISLDKLNYELCKATSVNEQMQKVVENFELGDNEKKVRDLLVQLLQEVFTEFFPDCKIVPFGSSVNTFGIHSCDLDLFLDLENTKAFQARAKSSGSTGENQSEDCHSEDSILSDIDLSTATPTEILELVATILRKCVPGVHKVQTLGTARLPVVKFSHRELNLQGDITINNRLAVRNTRFLQLCSGIDSRLRPLVYTIRLWAKQKQLAGNLSGPGPLLNNYALTLLVIFYLQNRDPLVLPSVNQLKNMACEEEECVIEEWDCTFPSQPFSVPPSKNTEDLSTLLFGFFTFYSKFDFPASVVSLRDGHVLPITDFLRSDEKAVNAAETSSPKQKCSSSPKLGPMNVLDPFEQNHNVAGNLNERTQKNFKRECCEAEKYCRSLQYQRKSAKGKSWGLVRLFATPSEAGPRSKVETEKVMEVSIPFKAAVLPEHLRAQLALAGKEFRGLWFAKVCSAVQIVFEEILKCSPLEDTQTADLCQSQDKAERDGSEMEVNNNQSLEDTGPQAKSEAGKKRPLITEEGPSTSTVTLAKRPRLDEDVEHPEPVHWTWTQRNCVWAGRRKVRRDLLKTSDETSKPEGGCVDIESRVTRSIVEKGEKLQDLLEFKVDAEVVGGNESTKVVLCFHPSHDTAGVFQDFFHFLESFLPKMAETILGRAEDVTEMS; encoded by the exons ATGGAGCTCGATAAAGACATCCAGACAACGCAGAGAGGATTTCACTGCAGCCTCTGCAATGTTAATATACCCAACA GGCCGAGCCTGGAAGATCATGTCAAAGGAAAGAAGCACCAGCATCTCCAGCGGCTCAGAGATCAGCGTAAAGCTCAGGAGGAAAACAGCGTGTTTGTGAGCGGCTTTAAACCAGACACCTCTCAAACCGATCTGAAGGAGTATTTCGCACAGTTTGGGCCGGTGTCAGATGTGATCATGGACAAGGACAAG GGTGTGTACGCTATAGTTGAGTTCTCCGAGCCACAGAACGCTCAGACAGTTCTGGCACAGCTACAACATCAGTTCAATGGACTCCAGCTCCGTGTCAAACCCAGAGAGAGGAAAGAGTTCAAACTGGCCAGCAGGGGGAAACCCAAACACACCCAGATCAGCCTGGACAAACTCAACTACGAGCTCTGCAAGGCTACATCT GTAAATGAGCAGATGCAGAAGGTGGTGGAGAATTTTGAGCTGGGAGACAATGAGAAGAAAGTGAGAGATCTCCTAGTTCAGCTGCTACAGGAAGTCTTCACAGAGTTCTTTCCAG ATTGCAAAATTGTGCCCTTTGGCTCCTCTGTGAACACATTTGGGATTCACTCCTGTGATCTTGATCTGTTCCTCGACCTTGAGAACACCAAAGCGTTTCAAGCTCGTGCAAAATCTTCTGGATCG ACAGGAGAAAATCAGTCTGAGGATTGCCATTctgaagactccattttgtcCGACATTGACCTGTCCACTGCCACTCCTACTGAAATTTTGGAGCTTGTTGCAACCATTTTGAGGAAGTGCGTTCCAGGTGTGCACAAAGTACAGACGCTCGGCACTGCCCGACTTCCTGTGGTCAAGTTCAGTCATCGAGAGCTCAACCTCCAAGGAGACATCACAATCAACAATAG ATTGGCAGTAAGAAACACTCGATTTCTGCAGTTGTGTTCAGGCATCGATTCCAGACTGCGACCCTTAGTCTACACCATCCGATTATGGGCTAAGCAGAAACAATTAGCAG GGAACCTGTCTGGCCCTGGACCGTTGTTGAACAATTACGCTCTTACACTCCTGGTGATCTTCTACCTTCAGAATCGAGACCCTCTTGTGCTTCCGTCTGTGAACCAGCTCAAGAACATGGCCT GTGAGGAAGAAGAGTGCGTTATTGAGGAATGGGATTGTACATTTCCTAGTCAGCCCTTTAGTGTACCACCCAGCAAAAACACTGAAGATCTCA GCACTTTGCTTTTTGGGTTCTTCACCTTTTACTCAAAGTTTGATTTCCCTGCATCAGTGGTGTCTCTGCGAGACGGCCATGTGCTGCCTATTACAGACTTCCTCCGAAGTGACGAGAAAGCTGTAAACGCTGCAGAGACCTCTAGTCCCAAACAGAAGTGTTCCTCTTCCCCTAAACTGGGCCCTATGAATGTCCTGGATCCATTTGAGCAAAACCACAATGTGGCCGGGAACCTTAACGAACGAACACAAAAGAACTTCAAGAGAGAATGCTGCGAGGCTGAGAAGTACTGCCGCAGTTTGCAGTACCAGCGCAAATCAGCCAAGGGCAAATCCTGGGGTCTCGTGCGGCTCTTTGCAACGCCAAGTGAAGCAGGACCCCGTTCAAAGGTCGAGACTGAGAAGGTTATGGAGGTCAGCATCCCTTTCAAGGCAGCCGTTCTCCCAGAACACTTGCGTGCCCAACTGGCATTGGCTGGGAAGGAATTTAGGGGTCTTTGGTTTGCAAAGGTCTGCTCTGCTGTGCAGATTGTGTTTgaagaaattttaaaatgttcaccCTTAGAGGACACTCAAACTGCAGACCTTTGTCAAAGTCAGGACAAAGCAGAGAGAGATGGAAGTGAAATGGAGGTGAATAATAACCAGAGTCTAGAAGATACTGGTCCTCAAGCCAAAAGTGAAGCTGGTAAGAAGAGGCCTCTTATAACGGAGGAGGGTCCATCAACCTCCACTGTTACACTAGCTAAAAGACCGAGACTAGATGAAGATGTGGAGCACCCAGAGCCGGTCCACTGGACTTGGACTCAAAGGAACTGCGTTTGGGCAGGCCGACGGAAAGTGCGGAGAGATCTCTTAAAGACTAGTGATGAGACTTCCAAACCTGAAGGAGGCTGCGTTGACATCGAAAGCAGGGTGACTCGGAGCATTGTGGAGAAAGGGGAGAAACTTCAAGATTTGTTGGAGTTCAAAGTGGATGCAGAAGTTGTCGGCGGGAATGAAAGCACCAAGGTTGTCCTCTGTTTTCACCCCAGCCATGATACTGCAGGCGTCTTTCAAGACTTCTTCCATTTCCTAGAGTCCTTCCTGCCTAAGATGGCAGAAACGATCCTAGGGAGGGCAGAGGATGTTACAGAAATGTCAtaa
- the pyyb gene encoding peptide YYb, giving the protein MASALRSWTVPLALVLCVIVCLSSLAEAYPPKPEPPAGDVGPEEMAKYHTALRHYINLITRQRYGKRSTPEAAVAELLFGDDEQDVRPRVEDLLW; this is encoded by the exons ATGGCAAGTGCACTGAGATCCTGGACTGTGCCGCTGGCTCTTGTGCTGTGTGTCATAGTGTGTCTCAGCAGCCTGGCTGAAGCTTACCCGCCCAAACCTGAACCTCCAGCCGGAGACGTGGGTCCAGAGGAGATGGCCAAGTACCACACGGCTCTAAGACACTACATCAACCTCATCACGCGACAGAG ATATGGAAAGCGATCCACCCCTGAGGCCGCTGTGGCTGAGCTGCTGTTTGGCGATGATGAACAGGATGTCAGGCCCCG cGTGGAAGACTTGTTATGGTGA